A region of Deinococcus misasensis DSM 22328 DNA encodes the following proteins:
- a CDS encoding D-alanine--D-alanine ligase family protein: MKIRILLLAGGQSGEHEVSLNSAKSILSNLPEDRFEVTPVVITKHGKWLSLPESQQALTAGQAESGGEMLLSAAGMAGEHHVVFPVLHGPMGEDGTVQGFLTLAGIPFVGSGVLGSAVCMDKIMTKQALAAAGIPQVPWAAISRSDWKKNPEQVMDIAGDLGYPIFVKPANMGSSVGISKAKHADELEQALGLAFHYDRRVILEAMTREKPREVEVGILGNDDPKASVVGELSFDSDFYDYETKYTDGLAQMHIPAHIPAEVQTRIQEYALKAFKALDCAGLARVDFFYLPQSGELYLNELNTMPGFTRTSMYPKLWEASGIGYSELVTQLVELALEER, encoded by the coding sequence ATGAAGATTCGGATTTTGTTGCTCGCAGGTGGACAGTCAGGCGAGCATGAAGTGAGCCTCAACAGTGCAAAAAGCATTCTCTCCAACCTGCCCGAGGACCGGTTTGAAGTGACCCCGGTGGTGATCACCAAGCACGGCAAATGGCTGTCTTTGCCCGAGAGCCAGCAGGCCCTCACCGCAGGTCAGGCAGAAAGTGGAGGAGAGATGTTGCTGTCTGCAGCAGGCATGGCCGGAGAACACCATGTGGTTTTTCCGGTTCTGCACGGTCCAATGGGGGAAGACGGCACTGTGCAAGGTTTCTTGACCCTCGCAGGCATTCCTTTTGTAGGCAGTGGGGTGCTGGGCAGCGCTGTGTGCATGGACAAAATCATGACCAAGCAGGCGCTTGCAGCTGCAGGCATTCCGCAGGTGCCGTGGGCTGCCATTTCAAGAAGCGACTGGAAGAAGAACCCCGAGCAGGTCATGGACATCGCCGGGGATCTCGGGTACCCCATTTTTGTGAAACCGGCCAACATGGGCTCCAGTGTGGGCATCTCCAAGGCCAAGCATGCTGATGAACTGGAGCAGGCTCTGGGATTGGCTTTCCACTACGATCGCCGGGTGATTCTGGAAGCCATGACCAGAGAAAAACCCAGAGAGGTGGAAGTGGGGATTCTGGGCAACGATGACCCCAAAGCCAGTGTGGTGGGTGAACTGTCTTTTGACAGCGACTTCTACGATTACGAAACCAAGTACACCGATGGTCTGGCCCAGATGCACATTCCGGCCCACATCCCTGCAGAAGTGCAAACCCGCATTCAGGAATACGCCCTCAAAGCGTTCAAAGCACTGGATTGTGCTGGACTGGCCCGCGTGGACTTTTTCTATTTGCCCCAGAGTGGCGAACTGTACCTCAACGAGCTCAACACCATGCCCGGATTCACCCGCACCAGCATGTACCCCAAACTCTGGGAGGCCAGTGGCATTGGCTACAGTGAACTGGTGACCCAACTGGTGGAACTGGCCCTTGAGGAGCGCTGA
- a CDS encoding ABC transporter substrate-binding protein, translating to MLKRAFLLSAVMLASVASAQVKNPGTLIDVAFGDWRTFDPADCYEQSCGEVIQNVLETLYFPEGNNASKFVPLLAEGMPEVSNGGKTYTVKIRKNAKFSNGKDLTAEDVVYSIQRTLLASVDSGPAQLLIEPLLGTTDFVRKGGKVGYDQVAAAVQAKGSDTVVFNLARPFAAFIAVLATPYASIYNKADAVAAGEWSGSEKDWEKFNNPAAGTTAFARKIPLGTGPFVLERYDVNQNVILKRNDNYWRAPAKLQRVIIQNVEDENTRIRMLEAGDADIASINRPAIPRVQKLDGVKVTESNQLTLIALFMNQKINAQGTNYLGSGKLDGKGIPANFFSDLNLRKAFAASFDYNSLIKDVLLGAATQQSTVVVKGLLGYSNTLPKYKYDKNQATRFFKAAWKGEVWKNGFVLPVFYNSGNNIRKSALEIMKKNVESLNPKFKVDVRELPFSQVIAQAGNNQMTMWALGWGADYADPHNFAFPFLHSDGNYPAQIGYKNTKLDALISEAVATPDTKKRNELYRQIQTIGYNDTPFIPLYQPLFPFVNRDWVKGRINNPVFADDYYYTMSK from the coding sequence ATGCTCAAACGTGCGTTTCTGCTCAGCGCAGTCATGCTTGCCAGCGTGGCAAGCGCCCAAGTCAAGAACCCCGGCACCCTCATCGATGTGGCTTTCGGGGATTGGAGAACTTTCGACCCCGCCGACTGCTATGAACAATCCTGTGGCGAAGTGATCCAGAACGTTCTGGAAACCCTCTACTTCCCCGAGGGCAACAACGCCAGCAAGTTCGTTCCCCTCCTCGCTGAAGGCATGCCCGAAGTGAGCAACGGTGGCAAAACCTACACCGTCAAAATCCGCAAAAATGCCAAATTCTCCAACGGCAAAGACCTGACCGCTGAAGATGTGGTGTACAGCATCCAGCGCACCCTGCTGGCCTCCGTGGACTCTGGTCCTGCCCAACTGCTGATCGAGCCCCTGCTCGGCACCACCGACTTCGTCCGCAAAGGTGGAAAAGTCGGCTACGATCAGGTTGCTGCTGCTGTGCAGGCCAAAGGCTCTGACACTGTGGTGTTCAACCTTGCCCGTCCTTTCGCAGCATTCATTGCTGTGCTGGCCACCCCTTACGCTTCCATCTACAACAAAGCAGATGCTGTGGCTGCAGGCGAGTGGAGCGGCTCCGAAAAAGACTGGGAAAAATTCAACAACCCTGCTGCAGGCACCACTGCGTTCGCACGCAAAATTCCCCTCGGCACCGGTCCCTTTGTGCTGGAGCGTTACGACGTCAACCAGAACGTGATCCTCAAGCGCAACGACAACTACTGGCGCGCACCTGCCAAACTGCAGCGCGTGATCATCCAGAACGTGGAAGACGAGAACACCCGCATCCGCATGCTGGAAGCCGGAGATGCTGACATCGCCAGCATCAACCGTCCTGCCATTCCCCGCGTGCAAAAACTCGATGGCGTCAAAGTCACCGAATCCAACCAGTTGACCCTGATTGCCCTGTTCATGAACCAGAAAATCAATGCTCAGGGAACCAACTACCTGGGCAGCGGCAAACTGGACGGCAAAGGCATTCCTGCCAACTTCTTCAGCGACCTGAACCTGCGCAAAGCCTTCGCAGCTTCTTTTGACTACAACTCCCTGATCAAAGACGTGCTGCTTGGTGCTGCCACCCAGCAAAGCACCGTGGTGGTCAAAGGCCTGCTGGGCTACAGCAACACCCTGCCCAAGTACAAGTACGACAAAAACCAAGCCACCCGCTTCTTCAAAGCCGCCTGGAAAGGTGAAGTCTGGAAGAATGGCTTCGTGCTGCCCGTGTTCTACAACTCCGGCAACAACATCCGCAAGAGCGCTCTGGAAATCATGAAGAAAAACGTCGAGAGCCTCAACCCCAAATTCAAGGTGGATGTGCGCGAACTGCCCTTCAGCCAGGTGATTGCTCAGGCAGGCAACAACCAGATGACCATGTGGGCTCTGGGTTGGGGTGCTGACTACGCCGATCCCCACAACTTCGCCTTCCCCTTCCTGCACTCTGATGGCAACTACCCCGCCCAGATTGGCTACAAAAACACCAAACTGGATGCCCTCATCTCCGAGGCTGTGGCCACCCCTGACACCAAGAAGCGCAATGAGCTGTACCGCCAGATCCAGACCATTGGCTACAACGACACCCCCTTCATCCCCCTGTACCAACCCCTGTTCCCCTTCGTAAACCGTGACTGGGTCAAGGGCCGCATCAACAACCCTGTGTTTGCCGACGACTACTACTACACCATGTCCAAGTAA
- a CDS encoding ABC transporter permease yields the protein MFTFILRRVLQLPLILFGISLLIFGLTQLLSPDIRAASFATNEKQASQEFIQSIIEKYRLDADLFTQYGIWLQSLMKGNLGFSRSDRRPVLDSLASYVPATMELAFIAILFIALFGIGIGILTAVKRNTWFDHTVRVLSIIAYGFPSFVVGIFILTLFYGILDWLKPGRYDTILSLTAGVTKTEGFMLFPMMLAGKWEVVWDLIKHLIMPVLTLTFVISPQLIQVVRGNVIDTLRQDYVRTARAKGLQDRVVVVKHALRNALIPVVTVLGSILIGLLSGSIITETVFDFQGVGLWASKAAQQLDVPSVVGFALFAATAVTVINLLVDLLYGIIDPRIRYE from the coding sequence GTGTTCACATTCATTCTTCGGCGCGTTTTGCAGCTGCCGCTGATTTTGTTCGGGATTTCGCTGTTGATCTTCGGACTCACACAGCTGCTCAGCCCGGACATTCGCGCCGCTTCTTTCGCCACCAACGAGAAACAGGCCTCGCAGGAATTCATCCAGTCGATCATTGAAAAATACCGTCTGGACGCTGACCTGTTCACCCAATACGGCATTTGGCTGCAAAGCCTGATGAAAGGCAACCTCGGGTTTTCCCGCAGTGACCGCCGACCCGTGCTGGATTCTCTGGCCAGTTATGTGCCTGCCACCATGGAACTGGCGTTCATCGCCATTCTGTTCATTGCCCTGTTTGGGATTGGCATTGGCATTCTGACTGCAGTCAAACGCAACACCTGGTTTGACCACACCGTGCGTGTGCTTTCCATCATCGCTTACGGGTTTCCCAGCTTTGTGGTGGGCATTTTCATCCTGACCCTGTTCTACGGAATTCTGGACTGGCTGAAACCCGGACGTTACGACACCATCCTCAGCTTGACCGCCGGGGTCACCAAAACCGAAGGCTTCATGCTCTTTCCCATGATGCTGGCCGGAAAATGGGAAGTGGTCTGGGACCTCATCAAACACCTGATCATGCCTGTTTTGACCCTGACGTTTGTGATCTCACCTCAACTGATTCAGGTGGTGCGGGGCAACGTGATCGACACCCTGCGTCAAGACTACGTCCGAACCGCCCGAGCCAAAGGCCTGCAAGACCGCGTGGTGGTGGTCAAACACGCCCTGCGAAATGCCCTGATTCCAGTGGTGACGGTGCTGGGCAGCATCCTGATTGGCCTGCTCAGCGGATCCATCATCACGGAAACGGTGTTTGACTTCCAGGGGGTGGGTCTGTGGGCTTCCAAAGCTGCCCAGCAACTGGATGTGCCTTCTGTGGTGGGCTTTGCCCTGTTTGCTGCCACGGCAGTGACCGTGATCAACCTGCTCGTGGACCTGCTCTACGGCATCATTGACCCGAGGATTCGCTACGAATGA
- a CDS encoding ABC transporter permease, with translation MNIWKKLRKNPLGIIGLVLILIFAVIAILAPVIAPPSEDMRNIARTFTIPNSMLREGFSSQPTPPSSNHVFGLAAGGYDIFWGLIWGTRAAFLVGIVVTLMTALVGMLVGTLAGYFGGWIDNIFMRFTDIIFAFPSIVLLMILVIVLRGGLPVIMLALILVGWAQYARVVRGDVLKVKRLEFVDAARSLGNTDRQVILKHALPNSLNSMLALVSLDIGATVVSFAALSFIGVGVPEGFPDWGYLINISRPYFGQIEYWYTYIYPATFILLFVLGWTLLGEAIREAIDPRSR, from the coding sequence ATGAACATCTGGAAGAAACTCCGCAAAAACCCTCTGGGGATCATTGGGCTGGTTTTGATCCTGATCTTTGCTGTGATTGCCATTCTGGCTCCAGTGATTGCTCCCCCCAGCGAAGACATGCGCAACATCGCACGCACCTTCACCATCCCCAACTCGATGTTGCGTGAAGGCTTCTCATCGCAACCCACTCCTCCCTCCAGCAACCACGTTTTTGGTCTTGCTGCAGGTGGATATGACATCTTCTGGGGCCTGATCTGGGGAACCCGGGCCGCCTTCCTGGTGGGCATCGTGGTGACCCTGATGACCGCTCTGGTGGGCATGCTGGTCGGCACCCTCGCAGGTTATTTCGGTGGCTGGATCGACAACATCTTCATGCGCTTCACCGACATCATCTTCGCCTTTCCCAGCATCGTGCTCCTGATGATTCTGGTGATCGTGCTGCGCGGTGGTCTGCCTGTGATCATGCTGGCCCTCATTCTGGTGGGCTGGGCCCAGTATGCCCGTGTGGTGCGTGGCGACGTGCTGAAGGTCAAACGCCTTGAGTTTGTGGATGCTGCCCGTTCTCTGGGCAACACCGACCGTCAGGTGATCCTCAAACACGCCCTGCCCAACAGCCTCAACTCCATGCTGGCTCTGGTCAGTCTGGACATTGGAGCCACGGTGGTGTCTTTTGCTGCCCTCTCCTTCATCGGGGTGGGGGTGCCAGAGGGCTTCCCTGACTGGGGCTACCTGATCAACATTTCCCGTCCTTACTTCGGCCAGATCGAATACTGGTACACCTACATCTATCCTGCCACGTTCATCTTGCTGTTCGTGCTGGGCTGGACCTTGCTGGGTGAAGCCATCCGCGAAGCCATCGACCCTCGCAGCCGGTAA
- the tatA gene encoding twin-arginine translocase TatA/TatE family subunit has product MSLGPLEIILILVLVLLLFGGRKIPELMKGLGQGMKEFKKTQTDDPNQPHVEEKKKEV; this is encoded by the coding sequence ATGTCGTTAGGACCTTTGGAAATCATCCTGATCCTTGTTCTGGTGCTTTTGTTGTTCGGAGGCCGCAAAATCCCCGAGTTGATGAAAGGCCTCGGGCAGGGCATGAAAGAATTCAAGAAGACCCAGACCGATGACCCCAACCAGCCCCATGTCGAGGAAAAGAAAAAAGAGGTCTGA
- a CDS encoding glutamine synthetase III — protein MNHDFDVVSAARNWRMEELTQANPSLVVSEFASDVLTTEELRQRLSKPVWKSLQATIERGVALDPAIADTVALAMKTWAMEKGASHYTHWFHPLTGSTAEKHDSFVTPTSDGSAIAQFTGKELIQAEPDASSFPSGGLRATFEARGYTAWDPTSPAFILRHTNGATLCIPTAFVSWTGEALDLKTPLLRSTEALNKAVLKVLPLLGLSDVTKVGSTLGAEQEYFLIDEEFFYRRADLVMSGRTLFGAKPPRGQELEDHYFGSIPNRVLSYMTDVETQLYALGIPVKTRHNEVAPGQFEIAPIFEQSNVAADHQQLIMQVLKNTARKYGLVCLMHEKPFAGVNGSGKHCNWSMGTDTGLNLLEPGDTPHENLQFLFFCAAVIRAVDLHQDLLRISVSSASNDHRLGANEAPPAIISIFLGDELSDILDRILSGEGGAGHSAGFLGLGTPVLPNLPRHAGDRNRTSPFAFTGNKFEFRAAGSSQSISMPITVLNSIVAESVSDLADLLQSKISGGTDVDVALLEVVKEVYGQHKRIIFNGNGYSQEWHEEAAKRGLLNLPTAIDAIPLLTDKKNIELFSKLNVLSEREVEARQEIMYDIYFKTVNIEGETTEWIAQTQILPAALSYLSEVSAVSGSKAAQGLAAELNQVTDELYEALGALRSQNEAEGGEAVHEKSHHMRDHVLPAMLGVRKAADKLEKLVSAKHWPLPSYREMLFVK, from the coding sequence ATGAACCACGACTTTGATGTTGTCTCGGCTGCACGGAACTGGCGTATGGAAGAACTCACTCAGGCAAACCCCAGCCTTGTGGTCAGTGAATTTGCCAGTGACGTTCTCACCACCGAAGAACTGCGCCAGCGTCTCAGCAAACCCGTGTGGAAGTCCCTGCAAGCCACCATCGAGCGTGGTGTGGCTCTGGATCCTGCCATTGCTGACACCGTGGCTCTGGCCATGAAAACCTGGGCCATGGAAAAAGGTGCCAGCCACTACACCCACTGGTTCCACCCCCTCACGGGCAGCACAGCAGAGAAGCACGACAGCTTCGTGACCCCCACCAGCGACGGAAGCGCCATTGCCCAGTTCACCGGCAAAGAGCTGATTCAGGCCGAGCCTGACGCCTCCAGCTTCCCCTCTGGCGGTCTGCGTGCCACCTTCGAAGCCCGTGGTTACACCGCATGGGACCCCACCTCCCCTGCGTTCATCCTCCGTCACACCAACGGCGCAACCCTGTGCATCCCCACTGCTTTCGTGTCCTGGACCGGTGAAGCCCTCGACTTGAAAACCCCCCTGCTGCGCTCCACCGAGGCCCTCAACAAGGCTGTTCTGAAAGTGCTGCCCCTGCTCGGTCTCAGCGACGTGACCAAAGTGGGAAGCACCCTCGGCGCCGAGCAAGAATACTTCCTCATCGACGAAGAGTTCTTCTACCGCCGTGCCGATCTGGTCATGAGTGGCCGCACCCTCTTCGGGGCCAAGCCTCCCCGCGGTCAGGAACTGGAAGACCACTACTTCGGCAGCATCCCCAACCGCGTGCTGTCCTACATGACCGATGTGGAAACCCAGCTCTACGCTCTGGGTATTCCTGTGAAAACCCGCCACAACGAAGTGGCCCCCGGCCAGTTCGAAATTGCTCCCATCTTCGAACAGAGCAACGTGGCTGCCGACCACCAGCAACTGATCATGCAGGTGCTGAAAAACACCGCCCGCAAGTACGGTCTGGTGTGCCTGATGCACGAGAAACCCTTCGCTGGCGTGAACGGCAGCGGCAAGCACTGCAACTGGTCCATGGGCACCGACACCGGTCTCAACCTGCTGGAACCCGGTGACACCCCCCACGAAAACCTGCAGTTCCTGTTCTTCTGCGCTGCTGTGATCCGCGCTGTGGACCTGCACCAGGACCTGCTGCGCATCAGCGTGTCCAGCGCCAGCAACGACCACCGTCTGGGTGCCAACGAAGCCCCACCTGCGATCATCTCCATCTTCCTTGGCGATGAACTCAGCGACATCCTCGACCGCATCCTCAGCGGTGAAGGTGGAGCCGGTCACTCTGCTGGCTTCCTCGGACTGGGCACCCCTGTCCTGCCCAACCTGCCCCGCCACGCTGGCGACCGCAACCGCACCTCTCCCTTTGCCTTCACTGGCAACAAGTTTGAGTTCCGCGCTGCCGGTTCCAGCCAGAGCATCTCCATGCCCATCACCGTGCTGAACTCCATCGTCGCCGAATCTGTCAGCGACCTGGCAGACTTGCTCCAGAGCAAAATCTCTGGTGGCACCGATGTGGATGTGGCCCTCCTCGAAGTGGTCAAAGAAGTGTACGGCCAGCACAAACGCATCATCTTCAACGGCAACGGTTACAGCCAAGAGTGGCACGAAGAAGCCGCCAAACGTGGCCTCCTCAACCTGCCCACCGCCATTGATGCCATCCCCCTGCTGACCGACAAGAAAAACATTGAGCTGTTCAGCAAACTGAACGTGCTGTCTGAGCGTGAAGTGGAAGCCCGTCAGGAAATCATGTATGACATCTACTTCAAGACCGTCAACATTGAAGGGGAGACCACCGAGTGGATCGCACAGACCCAGATTCTGCCTGCTGCCCTCAGCTACCTCTCTGAAGTGTCTGCTGTGTCTGGAAGCAAAGCCGCTCAGGGCCTCGCTGCCGAACTGAACCAGGTTACCGATGAGCTGTACGAAGCCCTCGGCGCACTGCGCAGCCAGAACGAAGCTGAAGGTGGCGAAGCCGTTCACGAGAAATCCCACCACATGCGCGACCACGTGTTGCCTGCCATGCTGGGTGTCCGCAAGGCCGCCGACAAGCTGGAAAAACTGGTGAGCGCCAAGCATTGGCCCCTCCCCAGCTACCGCGAAATGCTGTTCGTGAAATAA
- the rny gene encoding ribonuclease Y encodes MDITSILLGFLLGAIIFGFVAYNRAYQIGFSKRSGLDVALKEQAEQEAAALRERAQTEAERIRAEAERLKSEAERTLRDAETTAKERVAERRQELERDIQRERDTLKLERDEQRRERDELKREIERLNRRAEQLDTRGMKLDQLEEKLEAEYRELQVKHQEADTKLHDVNLKLFEIAQLSPEQARDIILGKLDEELEEDKAVRIRQATEKANIEASKKAQHIIAQAIQRSASETSAAMAVSVVPIPSEAMKGRIIGREGRNIRAFEALTGVDLIIDDTPEAVILSSFNPIRREVAKSALEQLVADGRIHPTRIEEVVHKAQEDMKTFIHNQGEEGALEAGVVGIKPGLMQLLGRMYFRTSYGQNVLKHSIQVAHVTGILAAELGLDPALARRAGLLHDVGKSIDREIEGTHVDIGISLAKRFGEPSEVIDAIAHHHDPENAETLYGVLVAAADAISAARPGARRESLEVYIKRLEQLESIALSFPGVSNAFAIQAGREVRVIVQPEKITDSKATLLAREIAGRIEQDMEYPGQVQVTVVRESRAVEFAK; translated from the coding sequence ATGGATATCACCTCGATCCTACTTGGCTTCCTGCTCGGTGCGATAATTTTCGGTTTTGTGGCCTACAACAGGGCCTATCAGATCGGCTTCAGTAAGCGGTCTGGGCTGGACGTTGCACTGAAAGAACAGGCGGAGCAAGAAGCTGCTGCCCTGCGTGAACGTGCACAAACCGAAGCTGAGCGCATCCGTGCGGAAGCCGAACGACTGAAAAGTGAAGCTGAACGGACCCTGAGAGACGCGGAAACCACTGCCAAGGAAAGGGTGGCCGAGCGCCGCCAGGAATTGGAGCGGGACATCCAGAGGGAGCGTGACACCCTCAAACTGGAGCGGGACGAACAGCGCCGCGAACGCGACGAACTCAAGCGTGAAATTGAGCGCCTGAACCGTCGTGCCGAGCAACTGGACACCCGTGGCATGAAGCTGGACCAGCTGGAAGAGAAACTGGAAGCAGAATACCGGGAGTTGCAGGTCAAACACCAAGAGGCAGACACCAAGCTGCACGATGTGAACCTCAAGCTCTTTGAGATTGCCCAGCTTTCTCCAGAGCAGGCCAGAGACATCATTCTGGGCAAACTCGATGAGGAGCTGGAAGAGGACAAGGCGGTTCGCATCCGTCAGGCCACCGAAAAAGCCAACATCGAAGCCAGCAAGAAAGCCCAGCACATCATTGCGCAGGCCATCCAGCGCAGCGCTTCGGAGACCAGTGCTGCCATGGCGGTGTCGGTGGTGCCCATCCCCAGCGAAGCCATGAAAGGCCGCATCATCGGACGTGAAGGCCGCAACATCCGGGCTTTTGAAGCCCTGACCGGCGTGGACCTGATCATTGATGACACCCCCGAGGCCGTCATCCTCAGCAGTTTCAACCCCATCCGCCGTGAAGTGGCCAAGAGTGCCCTGGAGCAACTGGTCGCAGACGGACGCATCCACCCCACCCGCATTGAGGAAGTGGTGCACAAAGCCCAGGAAGACATGAAAACCTTCATCCACAACCAGGGGGAAGAAGGGGCTCTGGAAGCCGGAGTGGTGGGTATCAAGCCCGGCCTGATGCAGCTTCTGGGCCGCATGTACTTCCGCACCAGTTACGGACAGAACGTGCTCAAGCACAGCATTCAGGTGGCCCACGTCACTGGAATTCTGGCTGCCGAGCTGGGACTGGATCCTGCTCTGGCCCGTCGTGCGGGTTTGCTGCACGATGTGGGCAAATCCATTGACCGTGAGATCGAAGGCACCCACGTGGACATCGGGATCAGCCTTGCCAAGCGTTTTGGTGAGCCTTCCGAAGTCATCGATGCCATTGCCCACCACCACGACCCCGAGAACGCCGAAACCCTGTACGGTGTGCTGGTCGCTGCCGCAGATGCCATATCTGCTGCCCGTCCCGGTGCCCGCCGTGAGAGCCTTGAGGTGTACATCAAGCGTCTGGAACAACTGGAAAGCATTGCCCTGTCTTTCCCCGGGGTCAGCAACGCTTTTGCCATTCAGGCAGGTCGCGAAGTGCGCGTGATCGTGCAGCCCGAGAAAATCACCGATTCCAAAGCCACCTTGCTGGCCCGTGAAATCGCTGGTCGCATCGAGCAAGACATGGAATATCCTGGTCAGGTGCAGGTCACTGTGGTCCGAGAGTCCAGAGCTGTGGAATTCGCCAAGTAA
- the recA gene encoding recombinase RecA yields MENKERLKALEQTVHQIEKQFGKGSIMKLGNNTSMDVQVIPTGSLSLDVALGVGGIPRGRVTEIYGPESGGKTTLALSVVAQAQKLGGVAAFIDAEHALDPQYARQLGVNVDDLLVSQPDSGEQALEIMELLVRSGAIDIVVVDSVAALTPRAEIEGEMGDALPGLQARLMSQALRKLTAILNKTGTAAIFINQVREKIGVMYGNPETTTGGRALKFYATTRLDVRKIGQPVKQGDVAIANNVKIKVVKNKVAPPFKEVELTLQFGKGFDQLGDLVSLATDLEIIKKAGSFYSYGDTRIGQGKEKAIAYISEHPEMEEEIRNRVMNEIRAGRNPIQQNPEIALSADE; encoded by the coding sequence ATGGAGAACAAAGAACGACTGAAAGCCCTCGAACAAACCGTCCACCAGATTGAAAAACAATTCGGTAAAGGTTCGATCATGAAACTCGGCAACAACACCAGCATGGACGTTCAGGTGATTCCCACCGGTTCCCTCAGTCTGGACGTTGCTCTGGGTGTGGGCGGCATTCCCCGTGGACGCGTCACCGAAATTTACGGTCCTGAGTCCGGTGGTAAAACCACACTGGCCCTCAGCGTGGTGGCACAAGCCCAAAAACTGGGAGGGGTGGCTGCCTTCATCGACGCAGAACACGCTCTGGACCCCCAGTATGCCCGCCAGTTGGGTGTGAACGTGGATGACCTGCTCGTGTCCCAACCTGACTCGGGTGAACAGGCCCTTGAGATCATGGAACTGCTGGTGCGCTCTGGAGCCATCGACATCGTGGTCGTGGATTCTGTGGCTGCCCTCACCCCCAGAGCCGAAATTGAAGGGGAGATGGGCGACGCCCTCCCCGGTCTGCAGGCCCGTCTCATGAGTCAGGCCCTGCGCAAACTGACCGCCATCCTCAACAAAACCGGCACCGCTGCCATCTTCATCAACCAGGTCCGTGAAAAAATCGGTGTGATGTACGGCAACCCCGAGACCACCACCGGCGGACGTGCCCTCAAGTTCTACGCCACCACCCGTCTGGATGTGCGCAAAATCGGTCAACCCGTCAAGCAGGGAGATGTGGCCATTGCCAACAACGTCAAGATCAAAGTGGTCAAAAACAAAGTGGCCCCTCCTTTCAAAGAGGTCGAACTGACCCTGCAATTCGGCAAAGGCTTTGACCAACTCGGGGATCTGGTGTCTCTGGCCACCGATCTGGAAATCATCAAGAAAGCGGGCTCTTTCTACTCTTACGGCGACACCCGCATCGGGCAGGGCAAAGAGAAAGCCATCGCCTACATCTCTGAGCACCCCGAGATGGAAGAAGAAATCCGCAACCGCGTGATGAATGAAATCCGCGCTGGCCGCAATCCCATCCAGCAGAACCCTGAAATCGCCCTGTCTGCCGACGAGTGA
- the thpR gene encoding RNA 2',3'-cyclic phosphodiesterase, with translation MRLFYAVMVPKHIQEQIAPAQKKLRGNWRAVRPDHMHITLAFMPQYPEGKSKPLLELGEKISKGHDSFLIQVRGTGYFPNEGSPRVWFVKTEAPELQEISEALTSQIDYPFEEQAFKPHITLARKKGPAPRVPPVVFDLSWKASSFVLVHSTLQPSGPTYKILKTFRFRDFGQSSPSPSTTVE, from the coding sequence ATGAGGCTTTTTTATGCGGTGATGGTGCCCAAACACATTCAAGAACAGATTGCCCCAGCCCAGAAAAAACTGCGGGGCAACTGGCGTGCGGTTCGACCGGACCACATGCACATCACGCTGGCCTTCATGCCCCAATACCCAGAGGGGAAAAGCAAACCCCTCTTGGAACTCGGTGAGAAAATCAGCAAAGGGCACGACAGTTTCCTGATTCAAGTGCGCGGAACCGGGTATTTCCCCAATGAGGGAAGCCCCAGGGTCTGGTTTGTGAAAACCGAGGCCCCTGAGCTACAGGAAATTTCTGAAGCGCTCACCTCGCAGATCGATTACCCTTTTGAGGAGCAGGCGTTCAAGCCGCACATCACCCTTGCCCGCAAAAAAGGACCTGCGCCTCGGGTTCCTCCCGTGGTGTTTGACCTGAGCTGGAAAGCCAGCAGTTTCGTGCTGGTCCACAGCACCCTGCAACCTTCAGGTCCCACCTACAAAATCCTCAAAACCTTCAGATTCAGAGACTTCGGACAGTCAAGCCCATCCCCTTCCACCACAGTGGAATGA